The genomic window GCCCTGACCTCGATCGAGTTGCCGAATGTCCATCGTGCCGAAAGGAGTCCGGCTTTGCAAGCGACGGCGATGACGATTGGCGAGGCGGCGAAGACTCCCTCGTCATTAGCGATTTTTCCGCGCGGACCGGCCCCCGCCATCCAGGAGGAATCGGCTCATCGCCTCGCCGCGGCCTGCGGCACCGACCCCTGCAAGGAAAGCCGCAGCACGGCACCGTGCCAGGGGCCGATCCGGGCCGCGAGCGCCCGCAGGAGTCGGCTGTAGGTCCGCATCACGGCGAGATGGAAATCCGGAGAGATCGCGGCCCCGCGATTCAACCCCCGGATTCGAACCCGGGCATCGCGCGCGGCCCGCCGGCGGCCTCCCGAGTCCACGTCCCCCGCCGCGAGCATCGTCTCCGCGGCGATGTTGGCCAGGGCGTGCAGGTAGGCCGCCGTCCGATCGAGGCCTTCGCCGTCGATCGTCGCGAGGACCCGTCGGGCCTCGTCCAGGGCCCCTCGGATGAGGTCGTCGACGACGAGCCAGAGCTGGTGATGCGGGTTCCGTCCCTCCGGCGAGATCGAGACGGAATGGCGACCGACGCGGGCAGCCTCCGCGACCTGCCCGAGCGAGCGATGCGCGATGACCGCGTTGAGCAGCATCCAGGGCTCGGCGTCCTCCCTCTCCGGCCAGTCGGCGAGCCATCGAGCGGCCGCGCGGTGACGGCCGGCCCGGATCAGGGCATACCCCGCCGTCCCCCATGAGGACGTCCGGCTACGAAGGCGTTCCCCGTGCCTTCGGATGCATCTAGAAGTCCGGAGCACGCTCCAGCAGTCCCCGAGCCCGCTGAGGTACGCGGTGAGGGCCTCGTGTGCGGCGTCTCCCCCGCAGTCGAGGATCGATTCGAGCTGGCGTCTGCGCCGCCACTGCCTCCTGCCGATCCAGCGATTCGCCCAGAGCCTGCCCACCACCCGCGCCAGGTCCGGCCGGTGCAGGCCCTCGAAGTACACGGCGTCCGCTGCGTCCGCCCAGCCGGCCTTGACGACGGCCTGGTCCGCGGCCTCCCAGGGCCAGTCGCCCTCCGGCGCCGTGGTCCTTATGAGCCGGGACAGGCCGGCCATGGCCGCGGACCGATCGTTCCGCGCCGCGTTCAACTGGACTTCCCGGGAGAGGATGAAAGGGTCCGCCTCCTCGCCGTTGCCCTTGAGCCGTTCGAGCGTCTCGCTCGCGCCGGCGAAATCACGCTCCGCCAGCTCGATGTCGAAGAGCTCCATTCGGGCGAATTGATACCCCGGGGCGAGCTCGAGAGCCTTCCGGAGGCTCGCCTTCGCCCCGGCGCGATCGCCGTTGCGGGCCCGGGCCTCCCCGCAGTATCCCAGCGCCACGGGCCATTCCGGTGCCGCCCGGGCCGCCCCCTCCGCGGCCCGCAGGTATTCCTCGTCCGTACCGACCTGTCGGGTCCATTCGGAGAGCCGCAGCCATCCCCAGCCGTAGTCCGCGTTGTGTGAGACAACCTCACGCATCTCGGCGATGGCGGCCCGGAGGTCGCCCCTCGCCGCCGTGACCCAGGCCGACCGGCCGCGAAGCAGGTGGGGCGGGCGGTCGCCCAGCGCCGCCGGCATGCACGCGGCCTTCGCCTCGTCGAACCGGCCCGCCCCGGCCAGCAGCTCCGCCTTGAGGTCGTAGGCCTCGACGGCCAGCGGCTGGATGCGGGTGGCGGTCTCCAGGGCCTCGAGCCGCTCGTCGAGGGCCTCGGGCCCATCGAGCACGCGGGCCAGGGCCAGCCAGGCGCGGCGATCGCCGGGCCGCTGTTGAGTCAGCTCCCGGGCCAACGCCTCGACGGCGGTGGACCGCCCCAGCTCGCGCGTCCAGTCCTCCATCGTGGACCAGGCCCAGTCGTAGCCGGGGTCGAGCCTCAGCGCGTTGGCGATCCGCTCGACCGCCATGTCCTTCTCGCCGAGATGCCAGAGCGTGTCGGCGAGGAAGCCGTGGTTGTAGGCGTCCAGGGGCGACGAGGCGAGCGCCCTCTCCAGGACGGGGCGCGATTCGTCGTACTTCCCCTCCCGCTCCAGGCTGGCGGCCAGGGTGCGCGCGGCCTCGCCCCAGCCCGGACTGATCCGCAAGGCGTGCCGGATCGCGTCCCGTTCGGCCTCCGCGTCCCCGCGGGCCGCGTGGGCCGCCGCCGCGTCCAGCCAGATCTTCGGTAGCAGGGGGAAGCGTGCCGTCGCCCTCGCCACCAGGTCCAGGGCCTCCCCGGCCTCGTCCCGCTCGATCCGCTCCCGAATCAGAGCCGACCACGCCTGCCAGAGGTCCGGCCGGGCGTCGAGCGCCCGCGTGAGGAATTCGAGGATGGAATAGCCATCGAGCGTCCCGCGGGCGCGACGCGCGAAGGCGAGGAGCCCGTCGCCGAAGGTGACCTGCCGCTCGAGCTCGCGGCCGACGAATTCGAGGTCCTCGCGGCGTTCGGCCTGGGTGCCGGCGGATTCCAGGAGCCAGTCGATCGCCCAGTCGTTGTCCACGTCCCGGCGGATGGCCTCGCGATACGCGTCGCGTGCTTCCTCGGTGCGGCCCGCGCGGGAGAGCAAGGCCCCGCGGACCGACGCCTCGTTGGTGCTCGACGGTTCGAGGGCCCTCGCCGTCTCCAGGGCCTCCATCGCCTCGTCGTGCCGATCCTGCCGGCCGAGCGCGAGGGCCAGCTCCCGGAAACCCCAGCCGTCGGCCGGGTGGACGTGCAGGAGTTGCCGGATCGCGGCCTCGGCCTCCGCCGGAGCCTCGTCCCGCATCCAGCCGATCCGCAACCGATGCAGCGCGCAACTGAACGGGAAGGCCTGGCAGGCCGCCGCGAGCTGTGCGAGGGCGGCGGGACGTCCCTCCGTCTCGGCCAGGAGCTGCGCGACCGAGCCGTTCGCGTCGGTCGCGAGGGGCTCGACCTGGAGGACCTCGCGCCAGAGAGAGAGGGCGGCGGCGAGGTCGCCCCGGCTCCAGGCCAGTCCCGCCGACGCGTGCAGCCAGTCCGTCCGTCGGCAGTTCCCCCGGGCCCGCTCGAGCCGCTCGGCGGCCCGGTCCGCCTCGCCGATCGAGGCGTCGTGCTCCGCGGCATACAGCAGCAGGTCGCCGTCATTCGGCCGGGCCGCGATCGCGGCCTCGACCACGCCGCGCGCCTCCTCCTCGCGGCCGAGCTCGACGAGGGCCCGGTGGAGCGTCCTGGAGGGCAGCGAAGAGAGGGCACCGAGCCGTCGGACCCGGGCCTCGAGCAGCCGGAGCGGCTCATCCTCACGGTGCAGGTGCCGCGCGGCCTGGAAATACGTGCTCGCCAGGTACTCGTCCTTGTCCTCGAGGCACGACGCGAAGCGAGACAGCTCCAGCGACTCCGGTCGCCGCCGGGCATCCCAGGCGATGCGGGCCAGGACGTTCAGGATGGACGCATCGGTCCTCCGATTTCGCAACGCTCGACGCGCGAGTCGCCCGGCCAGCTCGTGCTCGCGTGCGTCGGCGAGCAATTCGCGGGCGTACTCGCGCAGGAGCGTCGGATCGGGGCGATCCCCGGCCGCCGCATCCCGGTAGATCGCCAGCCGGTCGTCTCGGCGGCCGAGCTCCCGCAGGCAGCCGAGCTGCACGAGGCGGAGGTTCACGTCGTCGGGGAAATCCGCCAGGAGGTCCTCGACGGCCCGGAGCTGGGCCGACGGGTCGCAGTCGTAGTAGGCCAGCATGCGCCGGGCGTGCCTCGTCAGGCGGTGGGACGGGGCGTCGGCGATGAGCGACTCGAGGATCCGCGACGCGTCCTCGCGATCGTGGGAGTCCAGCGACGCCTTCAATCGGTGGAGCGAATCGTAGAGCGAGGCCTCGGGGAGATCCAGCCCCTCGAGCAGGCCGGCCCTGTCCATCGGCACCATGGCCATGCCGCGCGGCCCGACCGAGCGATAGCGTTCGAGGAACGGGTCCGCGAGGGCCTCGCCCTCGTGGGGCAGGCTCGGGTCGCGGATCAGGAGCGTCCTCCGCACCGCGTCGTAGCCGATCACCGCCTGGAGGTGGGCGCTCTGGACCTCCACCGTGCCGAGGGTGAACGGCACGCCCCGGTCGAGCAGGGCGACCGCCGCGTCCCAGGTGACCGTGAACTCGCGCACGGCCCAGCCGTTGGATTCCGCCCACCCTCGCTCGCGATGATCGGGCGTGCCGTCGTAGCAAATCTCCCCGGCCACGTCGAGGTGGCTCGCTTCCTTGCCCCAGAACGCGGAGAGCGCGGTCAGCGTCGCCGGCGCACAGGTCTGATGATGCTGACGCACGAAGCCGACGGGCAGGCGGACCTCGCGGGCCGCGATGCTCTCGTCCGCGATGCGGGCCGCCACGGCGACGAA from Aquisphaera giovannonii includes these protein-coding regions:
- a CDS encoding C39 family peptidase, coding for MVATGERKGKLAVDETELTAVRAHYRAGQFLKAYEAARAIGPIEVWGGTEARLLGGRLAHHLGGSRLGTLLHLRAYRDDPGHPEACYYMARRLLTSRGPLPTWEFLRRVGPLDHAAEDVRADWLALHGFTLGSLRDFDSAEAHLERAERLTPERPWLLIERCSLLEMEDRYGEALAAADRALGLCPGYVPAIFSRSHMLQITGRQEEALAFLAGAVERVESCVVAAMLSALEYESGRFDDARRSLDRYEALAPLIEKPGRKWLAGRRSDVAYRLGDRVAAAAAARESGEPFFVAVAARIADESIAAREVRLPVGFVRQHHQTCAPATLTALSAFWGKEASHLDVAGEICYDGTPDHRERGWAESNGWAVREFTVTWDAAVALLDRGVPFTLGTVEVQSAHLQAVIGYDAVRRTLLIRDPSLPHEGEALADPFLERYRSVGPRGMAMVPMDRAGLLEGLDLPEASLYDSLHRLKASLDSHDREDASRILESLIADAPSHRLTRHARRMLAYYDCDPSAQLRAVEDLLADFPDDVNLRLVQLGCLRELGRRDDRLAIYRDAAAGDRPDPTLLREYARELLADAREHELAGRLARRALRNRRTDASILNVLARIAWDARRRPESLELSRFASCLEDKDEYLASTYFQAARHLHREDEPLRLLEARVRRLGALSSLPSRTLHRALVELGREEEARGVVEAAIAARPNDGDLLLYAAEHDASIGEADRAAERLERARGNCRRTDWLHASAGLAWSRGDLAAALSLWREVLQVEPLATDANGSVAQLLAETEGRPAALAQLAAACQAFPFSCALHRLRIGWMRDEAPAEAEAAIRQLLHVHPADGWGFRELALALGRQDRHDEAMEALETARALEPSSTNEASVRGALLSRAGRTEEARDAYREAIRRDVDNDWAIDWLLESAGTQAERREDLEFVGRELERQVTFGDGLLAFARRARGTLDGYSILEFLTRALDARPDLWQAWSALIRERIERDEAGEALDLVARATARFPLLPKIWLDAAAAHAARGDAEAERDAIRHALRISPGWGEAARTLAASLEREGKYDESRPVLERALASSPLDAYNHGFLADTLWHLGEKDMAVERIANALRLDPGYDWAWSTMEDWTRELGRSTAVEALARELTQQRPGDRRAWLALARVLDGPEALDERLEALETATRIQPLAVEAYDLKAELLAGAGRFDEAKAACMPAALGDRPPHLLRGRSAWVTAARGDLRAAIAEMREVVSHNADYGWGWLRLSEWTRQVGTDEEYLRAAEGAARAAPEWPVALGYCGEARARNGDRAGAKASLRKALELAPGYQFARMELFDIELAERDFAGASETLERLKGNGEEADPFILSREVQLNAARNDRSAAMAGLSRLIRTTAPEGDWPWEAADQAVVKAGWADAADAVYFEGLHRPDLARVVGRLWANRWIGRRQWRRRRQLESILDCGGDAAHEALTAYLSGLGDCWSVLRTSRCIRRHGERLRSRTSSWGTAGYALIRAGRHRAAARWLADWPEREDAEPWMLLNAVIAHRSLGQVAEAARVGRHSVSISPEGRNPHHQLWLVVDDLIRGALDEARRVLATIDGEGLDRTAAYLHALANIAAETMLAAGDVDSGGRRRAARDARVRIRGLNRGAAISPDFHLAVMRTYSRLLRALAARIGPWHGAVLRLSLQGSVPQAAARR